A single region of the Chiloscyllium punctatum isolate Juve2018m chromosome 15, sChiPun1.3, whole genome shotgun sequence genome encodes:
- the klhl15 gene encoding kelch-like protein 15 isoform X5, with product MGFPGPKLPGRVLMAGNVDVYNSSVHDSCVSSGFKTLYEEGLLFDVTLVIEDHQFQAHKALLATQSDYFRIMFTADMRERDQNKIHLKGLTPTGFSHVLQFMYYGSIELNMSTVHEILQAAMYVQLTEVVKFCCSFLLSKICLDNCAEIMRLLDDFSVNIDGIQEQLDKFLLENFVPLMSRADFLSYLSVEKLLSCLENDQLSRFPEIELFEAAQAWLRHDRSRWRHTDAIVQNVRFCLMNTTNVLEKVKPSEFYRYSRQLRFEVEQALSYFQNVNQQPLLEMRSNRIRSGKAQTAVFRGMIGHSMVNSKILLLHRPRVWWELEGPQVPLRPDCLAVVNNFVFLLGGEELGPDGEFHASSKVFRYDPRQNSWLRMSDMSVPRSEFAVGIIGKYIYAVAGRTRDETFYSTERYDITQNKWEFIDPYPVNKYGHEGTVLNNKLYITGGIMSSSTSKQVCVFDPSKEGTVEQRTRRTQVVTTCWENKAKMNYARCFHKMIAHNGKLYVFGGVCVILRASFESQGCPSTEVYNPDTDQWTILASMPIGRSGHGVAVVEKQIIVLGGLCYNGQYSDSILTFDPEENKWKEDEYPRMPCKLDGLQVCSLYFPDFILEHVRRCT from the exons ATGGGTTTCCCGGGTCCTAAATTACCTGGCAG GGTATTAATGGCAGGAAACGTGGATGTGTACAACTCTTCTGTTCATGACTCCTGTGTTTCTTCAGGGTTTAAAACCCTGTATGAAGAAGGATTGTTATTCGATGTCACGCTTGTAATTGAAGATCACCAATTCCAGGCTCACAAGGCACTATTGGCTACACAGAGTGACTATTTTCGAATAATGTTCACAGCTGATATGAGGGAACGAGACCAGAACAAGATTCATCTTAAGGGACTGACTCCAACAGGTTTTAGTCATGTGCTTCAGTTTATGTATTATGGCTCCATTGAACTGAACATGAGCACTGTCCATGAGATCCTGCAGGCAGCCATGTATGTCCAGTTGACTGAAGTGGTGAAATTCTGCTGTTCTTTCCTGTTATCAAAAATCTGCTTGGATAACTGTGCAGAAATCATGCGACTCTTGGATGATTTCAGTGTTAATATAGATGGTATCCAAGAACAGCTGGACAAGTTCCTGCTCGAGAATTTTGTGCCACTCATGTCCCGAGCTGACTTTCTATCCTACTTGAGTGTTGAAAAGCTTTTGTCATGTTTGGAAAATGACCAGTTAAGCCGATTCCCAgagattgagctttttgaggctGCGCAGGCCTGGCTGCGACATGACAGAAGCCGGTGGAGGCACACAGATGCCATTGTTCAGAATGTCAGGTTTTGTCTGATGAATACGACAAACGTTTTGGAAAAG GTGAAACCATCTGAATTCTATCGCTACTCACGACAGCTGCGTTTTGAAGTTGAGCAGGCTTTAAGTTACTTTCAGAATGTTAATCAACAGCCTCTTCTGGAGATGAGATCTAACCGCATTCGCTCTGGCAAGGCACAGACTGCAGTTTTCCGTGGAATGATTGGACACAGCATGGTGAATAGCAAGATTCTTCTGTTGCACAGACCAAGAGTCTGGTGGGAATTGGAAGGTCCACAAGTACCATTGCGACCTGATTGCCTTGCAGTAGTGAACAACTTTGTGTTTCTGTTAGGAGGGGAAGAGTTGGGCCCTGATGGTGAGTTTCATGCGTCTTCGAAAGTTTTCAGGTATGATCCTCGACAAAATTCATGGTTGAGAATGTCTGACATGTCTGTCCCCCGATCTGAGTTTGCTGTTGGTATCATTGGAAAGTATATCTATGCTGTGGCAGGGAGAACGAGAGATGAAACGTTTTACTCTACAGAACGTTATGACATTACGCAAAACAAATGGGAATTTATTGATCCATATCCAGTTAATAAATATGGACATGAAGGAACAGTTCTCAACAACAAGCTGTACATAACTGGAGGCATAATGTCCTCTTCAACCTCCAAACAGGTATGTGTATTTGATCCCAGTAAAGAAGGGACTGTAGAACAGCGGACAAGGAGAACACAAGTTGTTACAACATGTTGGGAGAACAAAGCCAAGATGAATTATGCACGTTGCTTTCATAAAATGATTGCCCACAATGGGAAACTCTATGTATTTGGCGGTGTGTGTGTAATTTTACGGGCATCTTTTGAGTCTCAAGGCTGTCCATCTACAGAAGTTTATAATCCTGATACTGATCAATGGACTATCCTAGCATCAATGCCCATAGGTAGAAGTGGACACGGGGTGGCAGTTGTTGAAAAGCAGATAATAGTTCTTGGTGGCCTTTGTTACAATGGTCAGTACAGTGACTCCATACTCACCTTTGATCCAGAAGAAAATAAATGGAAAGAAGATGAATACCCAAGGATGCCTTGTAAGCTGGACGGCCTACAAGTCTGCAGCCTTTACTTTCCTGACTTCATATTGGAGCATGTTCGGAGATGTACGTAA
- the klhl15 gene encoding kelch-like protein 15 isoform X7, producing the protein MAGNVDVYNSSVHDSCVSSGFKTLYEEGLLFDVTLVIEDHQFQAHKALLATQSDYFRIMFTADMRERDQNKIHLKGLTPTGFSHVLQFMYYGSIELNMSTVHEILQAAMYVQLTEVVKFCCSFLLSKICLDNCAEIMRLLDDFSVNIDGIQEQLDKFLLENFVPLMSRADFLSYLSVEKLLSCLENDQLSRFPEIELFEAAQAWLRHDRSRWRHTDAIVQNVRFCLMNTTNVLEKVKPSEFYRYSRQLRFEVEQALSYFQNVNQQPLLEMRSNRIRSGKAQTAVFRGMIGHSMVNSKILLLHRPRVWWELEGPQVPLRPDCLAVVNNFVFLLGGEELGPDGEFHASSKVFRYDPRQNSWLRMSDMSVPRSEFAVGIIGKYIYAVAGRTRDETFYSTERYDITQNKWEFIDPYPVNKYGHEGTVLNNKLYITGGIMSSSTSKQVCVFDPSKEGTVEQRTRRTQVVTTCWENKAKMNYARCFHKMIAHNGKLYVFGGVCVILRASFESQGCPSTEVYNPDTDQWTILASMPIGRSGHGVAVVEKQIIVLGGLCYNGQYSDSILTFDPEENKWKEDEYPRMPCKLDGLQVCSLYFPDFILEHVRRCT; encoded by the exons ATGGCAGGAAACGTGGATGTGTACAACTCTTCTGTTCATGACTCCTGTGTTTCTTCAGGGTTTAAAACCCTGTATGAAGAAGGATTGTTATTCGATGTCACGCTTGTAATTGAAGATCACCAATTCCAGGCTCACAAGGCACTATTGGCTACACAGAGTGACTATTTTCGAATAATGTTCACAGCTGATATGAGGGAACGAGACCAGAACAAGATTCATCTTAAGGGACTGACTCCAACAGGTTTTAGTCATGTGCTTCAGTTTATGTATTATGGCTCCATTGAACTGAACATGAGCACTGTCCATGAGATCCTGCAGGCAGCCATGTATGTCCAGTTGACTGAAGTGGTGAAATTCTGCTGTTCTTTCCTGTTATCAAAAATCTGCTTGGATAACTGTGCAGAAATCATGCGACTCTTGGATGATTTCAGTGTTAATATAGATGGTATCCAAGAACAGCTGGACAAGTTCCTGCTCGAGAATTTTGTGCCACTCATGTCCCGAGCTGACTTTCTATCCTACTTGAGTGTTGAAAAGCTTTTGTCATGTTTGGAAAATGACCAGTTAAGCCGATTCCCAgagattgagctttttgaggctGCGCAGGCCTGGCTGCGACATGACAGAAGCCGGTGGAGGCACACAGATGCCATTGTTCAGAATGTCAGGTTTTGTCTGATGAATACGACAAACGTTTTGGAAAAG GTGAAACCATCTGAATTCTATCGCTACTCACGACAGCTGCGTTTTGAAGTTGAGCAGGCTTTAAGTTACTTTCAGAATGTTAATCAACAGCCTCTTCTGGAGATGAGATCTAACCGCATTCGCTCTGGCAAGGCACAGACTGCAGTTTTCCGTGGAATGATTGGACACAGCATGGTGAATAGCAAGATTCTTCTGTTGCACAGACCAAGAGTCTGGTGGGAATTGGAAGGTCCACAAGTACCATTGCGACCTGATTGCCTTGCAGTAGTGAACAACTTTGTGTTTCTGTTAGGAGGGGAAGAGTTGGGCCCTGATGGTGAGTTTCATGCGTCTTCGAAAGTTTTCAGGTATGATCCTCGACAAAATTCATGGTTGAGAATGTCTGACATGTCTGTCCCCCGATCTGAGTTTGCTGTTGGTATCATTGGAAAGTATATCTATGCTGTGGCAGGGAGAACGAGAGATGAAACGTTTTACTCTACAGAACGTTATGACATTACGCAAAACAAATGGGAATTTATTGATCCATATCCAGTTAATAAATATGGACATGAAGGAACAGTTCTCAACAACAAGCTGTACATAACTGGAGGCATAATGTCCTCTTCAACCTCCAAACAGGTATGTGTATTTGATCCCAGTAAAGAAGGGACTGTAGAACAGCGGACAAGGAGAACACAAGTTGTTACAACATGTTGGGAGAACAAAGCCAAGATGAATTATGCACGTTGCTTTCATAAAATGATTGCCCACAATGGGAAACTCTATGTATTTGGCGGTGTGTGTGTAATTTTACGGGCATCTTTTGAGTCTCAAGGCTGTCCATCTACAGAAGTTTATAATCCTGATACTGATCAATGGACTATCCTAGCATCAATGCCCATAGGTAGAAGTGGACACGGGGTGGCAGTTGTTGAAAAGCAGATAATAGTTCTTGGTGGCCTTTGTTACAATGGTCAGTACAGTGACTCCATACTCACCTTTGATCCAGAAGAAAATAAATGGAAAGAAGATGAATACCCAAGGATGCCTTGTAAGCTGGACGGCCTACAAGTCTGCAGCCTTTACTTTCCTGACTTCATATTGGAGCATGTTCGGAGATGTACGTAA